TCGCGGCGGAAAGCTTCGCCGGCGGGATATCCGCGTACGTCAATGCATTCATGCAGGCGAAGTTCAGCGAACGCGCCAGGCCGCCGCACAGCAGCAACACGAAAATGGCGCTCTCCGGCCAACTGGACGTCAGCGTCGCGCAAACCAGCAGCGTTGCGGTGAAGGCATAGCATCCGCCCAGCAGGATGTTGCGCACCCGAAAGCGCTGCAGGAAAAACTGCGCCATGGGGCGCATGCAGAAAGCGCCTACGGCGCTGGCCAGCGTCAGCATGCCGCTGCGCGACGCCGACAGGCCGAAGCCCAGCTGCAGCGTCAGCGGCACCATGAAGGGCAGGGCGCCGGCGCCCGCGCGGAACAGGCTGCCGGCCGCCGTGGCTGCCCTGAAGGTGGGAATGGTCAGCAGCGAAAAATCGATCGCCGGATTCGGCGCGCGCCTGCAATGCCACACCGTCAGGCAGAAGAACAGCAGGCCGACGGCAATCGCCAGCCAGGGCAGCTGCGGCGCCACGATGCCGCGTCCGACGGTCTCCACGCCTATCATGAAGACGCTGATGGCGATGCCCATCAAGGTCATTCCCGGTATGTCCAGCCTGGGCGGACGCTCGGTTTCCGAAGGCGGAATCAGGCGCCAGACCAGGGCCAGGCCGAGTACGCCGATCGGCAGGTTGATCCAGAAGATGCTGCGCCAGGAAAACGTATCGGTCAGGAAACCGCCCAGGGGCGGACCGATCACCGGTCCGACCATCGCCGGCATGGACAGCCAGGTGGTCGCGGACAGCAGATCTTCCCGGCGCACGCCGCGCAGCAGCACCAGCCTGCCGACCGGCACCATCATCGCGCCGCTGGCGCCCTGCACGATGCGGGCGATGACCAGGCCGCCCAGGCCATTGGACAGCGCGCAGCAACAGGATGCCGCGGTGAACAGGAAGATCGCGCACATGAAAATCCGCTTGGCGCCGAAGCGGTCCGCCACCCAGCCGCTGACCGGGATGAAAACGGTCATTGCCACCAGATAGGATGTGATCGCCGCGCTCAGGTGCACCGGATTGACGTTCATATCGCGGGCCATCGCCGGGAGCGCCGTCGCGATGGCGGTGCTGTCGATGTTCTGCATGAATAGCGTCGTGGCGACCACCACGGCGATGACGCGGAAATTGCTGTGCGGGTTCACAGATCGTTGCTGCAAGTTGACGGGGGCGGCGGGCAGCCAGGATTCTCGCCATAGCCCCGTGCCTTGTCAAAATGCTGAGCAGTGATTGCAAGCGGTTCATGGTTCTGTCAGCATGCGTTCCCACTGCATGATGAATCTGTCCCGCGCGGGCGGCACTCTGGCGCCTTGGCTGCCCACGCCCCGGGTCCACCTTTACGTCACGCTGAACGCAAATGACGCTTATCGTCTTCGTCGGGATCGTCGCGATCGCCACCTTGTTCCTATGCCTGGGCTGGCGTCGCGCGGGCCAGGCTGGCTACGGCATCGCGGCCGTCCTGTTCCTGGCGGTCGGCTGCGGGCCCGTGCCAGCCTGGCTGCTCGGGCAACTGCAATCCGCCTACGCAACGCGGCCCATGGTGCAGTGGGCGGAGCGCAACGCCATCGTCCTGCTGGGCGCCGGCACCGCGCTTATACCCGGCTCGCCAGGTGTCGAGCCCGGTTTTTTCGCCTACCCGCGCCTGGTCGAGGCCGCCATGCTGTATCGCGGCTGCCGCGCGACGCAGGCGGACTGCAAGATCATCGTGAGCGGCGGCGATCCCCAGTACCACGGCATGCCGGAAGCCTCGGTTTACCGGGCCGCGCTGGTGGACGTCGGCATTCCGGCTTCGGACATCCTGGCCGAAGCCGAAAGCAGGAACACCTGGCAGAACGCGCAGTTCACCAGTGCCATGCTGGCCGATTACCGGGCCAACCGCGTGGTGCTGGTTTCATCGGCCCTGCATCTGCGGCGCAGCCTGATGTACTTCGCGCATTTCGGCATCGCGCCGGTGCCGGTACGGGCCGACTACCCGCAGGCCGTCAGGTCGTGGCTGCCGCTGTCCTTCAATTTCACCCTGGCGGACTTCGCACTGCATGAATTCATCGGCATCGCGCGCTACCACTTCTACAACGGGATGGGATGGAATGTCGCAAGGACCCAGCCCGGCCAGGCGTGAATCAGCTCGCCGCCGTCAACTCCAGCTTGTCCCAATACAGGTCATGGCGAAAGCGTTCGGCGAAGTAGTCGACGCATGCGCGTATCTTGGGCGATACGAAAGGCCCGGCCACG
This genomic interval from Bordetella genomosp. 8 contains the following:
- a CDS encoding YdcF family protein; this translates as MTLIVFVGIVAIATLFLCLGWRRAGQAGYGIAAVLFLAVGCGPVPAWLLGQLQSAYATRPMVQWAERNAIVLLGAGTALIPGSPGVEPGFFAYPRLVEAAMLYRGCRATQADCKIIVSGGDPQYHGMPEASVYRAALVDVGIPASDILAEAESRNTWQNAQFTSAMLADYRANRVVLVSSALHLRRSLMYFAHFGIAPVPVRADYPQAVRSWLPLSFNFTLADFALHEFIGIARYHFYNGMGWNVARTQPGQA
- a CDS encoding MFS transporter, whose protein sequence is MQNIDSTAIATALPAMARDMNVNPVHLSAAITSYLVAMTVFIPVSGWVADRFGAKRIFMCAIFLFTAASCCCALSNGLGGLVIARIVQGASGAMMVPVGRLVLLRGVRREDLLSATTWLSMPAMVGPVIGPPLGGFLTDTFSWRSIFWINLPIGVLGLALVWRLIPPSETERPPRLDIPGMTLMGIAISVFMIGVETVGRGIVAPQLPWLAIAVGLLFFCLTVWHCRRAPNPAIDFSLLTIPTFRAATAAGSLFRAGAGALPFMVPLTLQLGFGLSASRSGMLTLASAVGAFCMRPMAQFFLQRFRVRNILLGGCYAFTATLLVCATLTSSWPESAIFVLLLCGGLARSLNFACMNALTYADIPPAKLSAATSFSGTAQHLPRAAGVAVAAGVMQLSMLIAGRDHPEHWDFAWSFIAIGAVVLASTPGYAALAPEAGAGISRGRSRKVA